The DNA sequence AAAGAAATATGTCCCTtctactgtttttgttttctttctgagtcttactctagcccaggctgatctggaactcactctgtagcctccagGAGGCCTagcactcctgcctcagccaccagaGTGCTTGTAGTAAAGCTGTGAGCCACACCCTCCCTTATACTTTTCATGGTCTTCCTATTACATCTGTTTAGGGAAACCATTTCTCTAAGAAAAAGTAAACTAAGATCTTTAAGACAGAATAATAAGAGCTTCATAAGCTTCCATGTTTAATACAAAAATGAGACTTCTACTAAGGCGTCCTACCAAAGGGAAGTTTCTATCCTACACAGCATGGTGTCTTCAGTTCTAGCTCCAAGGAACTCTAGAGGTGAAGCCAAGCCAGcccaaacccaaacccaaacaCGCTTTCCATCAGACTGAGTTAGGAGTTTACCTTATTTGCTTCAGCTATTTTCAGAGCAGTATAGCACTCAGCATCTGCCTTTGCCTTCTCCCGAGCCAGAAACGCAGCATCTAAGAGGAGAGAACAGGAGCAGTGGGCTTCATGGGGGCTGAAGATTACAGCCTAGTGGTGCAGCTTAGCGAATACAAAACCCTAGGTTCCACTCCCAATGCTGTAAATATCACCTCAAACCAAAGCCAACATTTTTTGGTCCCCATAACTTTCTTGATTGTGTCTATGACCTCAGGGagattgagtgtgtgtgtttgtatgcatgcacCCGTACAAGTGTGTGTATTTTCAGGCAAAGtcttactgacctggaattcattttgtagcccaggctggcctcagattcactgggatccttctatctcagcctcccaagcactgggataaTAGGCATAATACACGATGCCtggacataaatatatatatatggaacagatctctctctctctctgtagccaaAGCTAGTCCTGAACTCATTAAGAAgtacaggttggccttgaattcacagtgattctcttgcctcagccttctgagagctgggagtAGAGGACTGTGCTACCAATCTTGTGTGTTGAGAACGTTTTTTACTCCCTCCGTGCTTTGGTTTCATCTATGAATGGGGAAATAGACACTTTAGTTTTTACATTTGTACTGGTAGTGAGGATTAACCAAAGATGAGAAAGTTCTATGAAAGCATCTGCTAGGAATGGGTGGAGACCACCCACGAACATGTCTGCTCTATGGCAAGTCATGTGTTCTATGGCAAGTCATGTGTATTGAcagcattatttaaaataataaaataaaccccTCCTATCCAGAGGTACTTCTTGCGTCTTTCAAAGTGGTGGATTCTGATTCAGGCTCCAGTTCCAGAGTTCCCACCTGTGCTACCCAGCAAAAGCAAGGTAAGCCCACAAAGCTCTGAATTTGGCCTGTGGCCGATTTACCCTAAGCCTGAATACTGCAAACACAAGAGTCCAGTCCCTCTCCACCTTTATTTCCACCAATCATTTAAAAAGTGACTCAACTGGACAATTCATCCATCTGGATTCAGAACTGTTTAATTCCACCCTGCTTGCAATCTTCCTTCCCACTCAGCTCTGACAGCAGCTTTCTGTCAAGCTGAtgcatattatttacttatttttcataatatactttaaaatttttagttcattttatttgcaagcagagagtaccaaggagacagagagagaatgtatgtgccaggacctctagctcactgcaaacaactccagataaatttgctaccttgtgcatctggctttatgtaggtcctgaggattgaaccagggtcattaggctttgtaggcaagcaccttaaccaccgagccatctctccagccactttttatttatttatttaaatttttatttatttatttgacggggggggggggcgagaggcagagagaaagagagaatgggtgtggcagggcctccagccactgcaaacaaactccagcagcatgcgcccccttgtgcatctggcttacgtgggtcctggggaattgaaccagggtccttagatttcaaaggcaaatgccttaactgttaagccattcccccagccctatttttttacttttaaggtGGGTACTGAGgcctgaactcaagtcctcaggctGTTACTGTGCttattgttgagacagggtctcactatggagcTCAGGCTTAGGACTcaagtcatcctcctgcctccacctgttGAAGATCACAGGCTATACACCACCACAAAAGGCAAGtttaaattctgtttttgtttttggttttggtttttttttccagggctggctattgaacccagggccttgggcatagtgggcaagtgctctacatTAAGCTACACTGTGGGAGTGTCTCACTGCATACCCTGAGCATGACCCCATGGGAAAGGACCCTTTAGTCTGGCTACCCTGCCACCAGTCAACTGGCTTCAACGCTTGATGACGTGTATTTGTAAGAGCTAAAAGTGTGGGcctgggaagctggctcagtcAGTAACATGTCTgtcaagcaagcatgaggacctgactttggattCTCGGCATCCACATAAATTCTGGGCTTTGTGGCCTGTACCTATAGTCGTAGTTgcctgggagacagagacaggaggatctgtgCAGCATATTGGTTAACTAGACTCactcaatcagtgagctctgggtccagtgagaaaccgtgtctaaaaataaaatggagggtggggaggtggctcagtggttaaaggtacttgcttacaaagcctgatagtctgcattctggctttttttaaatttttctcagtacctatgtatgtatgtaaaggcaaatgtacaaaatggcacatgcatctggaattctttgcagaagcaagaggccctggtgtgctcattctctctgcttgcatataaaaatattaaaaaataaaaataaaaaggtgaagagcaattgagaaagacacctgatgttgacctctggcttccatatgcactcacatgcacacttGTGGCCACACACCTAtgaaaacacatatacacatgcacactataCACTCACATATGCAAGAAACAGAAGTGTTCTATAAAAATTCCCTAGTGAGGTGCCCTGCTTTATGATACCCTAATTGGCTTCTTGGCTCCGCAAAAGGCCCACCCACCCCAGCAAAGCCCAACAGGTGCCATTATGAACACAGTTACACATACACTGTGGCCTGAAGCTGCCCTGAGGATACATTTTTGTCCTGGAATCTGCTTGACAGCTGGCACCACAAAGTGTGTGTATCTGTGGAGGAGGGGTTGTGGGAAGGATGTGAGGATTCAGGAGCAGGAACTGAAGGTAAGTGATATTCAGAAAGCCAGCCAAGAAAATACTTCTCTTTAGTCCCAGAGTTGTTGGTGCTGAAAAAAATGTCAGCTTCAAAACCAACCTAACTTCTGCATGGTTCTTGAGAACATACTTTGAGACCAGAATAATGGCACCAACTGACTTTTTTTTGGagctccccccacaaaaaaaacctACTGATACCCAACCTGCTTGGTCTGGAACTtgagattctcttgcctcaggctcccaCCTGCTGGGACAATTGGTATGTaccccacacctggctccagctgACTTTTGAAAAGGGGGTGAAGGCGACTAGGGGAGAGCTGCAGTGAAGCTGTGATGTTTGTTTTTCAGCCCctccttttctttgtgtgtgtgtgtgtgtgtggggtgtatgtgcatgtgtgtggatgccagaggttgacggctagtgtcttcctcaacttatctccaattcatttttatttatttgagaaagagagagagaaaggggagatagagagaatgggcacatcaggacctccagtcactgcaaatgaactccagatgcatgtactccagatgcatgtgccactttgtgcgtctggcttatgtagggactggagaattgaacttggatccttaggcttcacaggcaaacaccttaaccactaagccatccctccagccccatccaactctttttttttttttttggtttatttttaagtagggtctcactctagcacaggctgacctggaattcactatgtagtctcagggtggccttgaactcacagtgatcctcctacctctgccttctgagtgctgggagtaaggtatgtaccaccatgcctgggccaatttatttatttatttattttgaggtagggtttcactttagctcaggctctcctggaattcactatgtagtctcagggtggccttgaactctcagcgatcctccttcctctgcctcccgagtgctgggattaaaggcgtgcgccaccacgcccagctcccaatttattttttgaaacaaggtctctcactgaatttggaGCTAACTGGGCTAGAcaagcaagccctagggatccttcaGTCTGCCAACCCAGCACTGGGATCGCAGACACACACTgcttttatgtgaatgctggggacTGAGCTCAGGTTCTGTGTTTGCAATGCAAGCATTTTACTTcaggagccatcttcccaaacctttttaaatttttaaaatatttatttatttgcttgcaggcagaaaaagggagggagacagaaagagaaagagagggagaatgggtacaccagggcctccaatcactgcaaaaaaactttagacatgtgccactttgtggatctagctttatgtgggtagaaaggaattgaacccaggtcattaggctttgcagggaagcactttaaccactgagcaatttctccagcccctattttctttctttcttttaaaaaatatttcactcctaattaataaaaaaattataaaacaaggaaaaaatatttcaacccttctttttttatttgagacatgaCCTCACTATGCAGCTCtggctaccctcaaactcaccatcctcctgtcaTCAAATGATTCAACTACaggaatgtgtcaccatgtctagcCTGATATTTCCTCCTTTTATGCCTAACAATACCAAGGACAAAATGGCATGCAACTAACATTTGCTGAGTGAATGAGCGCTCTCTGAAGTAGAACGCTGGTACCTGAGTGGATGGATGCTCTCTGCAGTAAAACACCAGGACATGCTTAGGATGCTAGCCTGGCCAAAAGCTCTAAACTTGATTCAAAGCACAGAGTAGGACAGGCATTTCAGAGACCACAACATCCTAGATCAGAGACTAAAGAGCAAAGGAAATGATGGTCACCCCACACCCTCAGACATAAACGTCAGTTCAACCTACCTTCAATTTCTGAAATCTTCTTCTCAGTCTCCTTCTCCATCACCTTCTGCCCATAGGTGATTTCTGCAACCTGAGCCACTTTTTCTGCCTCTAGTAAATGGAGTTGAGAAAAGACAGTGCAGATACTTTAAAAGCTTGATTGACTGCATCTTCCCCCTGATCTTGAGCACCCTGATGCCTGAGTGGATATGCTTTGATAGACAGTCAAGTCCTCAGGGGGCAGCTGCAACCGGCACACCTGGGTGAAACAGAGTGTACCAGTGAGCACAGCTGCATAGAATCAGCATGAGACACTGGCCCCAGGGAGGAGAGTGCTTCTGGGACAGCAAGGAACAGACCCTGACTTCTCTCCTgtcaatatttgtatttatttacttatttgttggcAAGCAAGGAAAGTTTTATTGAGAAGTGAAAGTCAACAGCTCAGTAAGGAGGAACAAAATGTTGCAGGTTTTCATATTGAGTCCTTGGTCTCACGGCCACAAATAGTCAGCTACTCTGAAGATGAGGTTAAGTAAGGCAAAGCAGATTTACTGAGAAAAAGTTATTAACAAGGCCCCAAAGTGTCAGGGCAAATATACTTAGGATTTCAACTGGCatccagagaggagaaagaaaggaacaaagggaAAAGTTATGCTTTCTCTATCACAGAAGTGGGCAGGCTTTGCAGTGAGATCTTAGAGCAACTGATCTAGGTCAGGATTTGAAAGCTACTGGCACTTCACTTTAGGAAGTATCAGGCTGGCTGTTCATAGTGCAGTGTGGTGATTAACCCAACTCTGGACCTGAGCCTTAGTCCTTCCACTTGCCACATGACCTTGGATATGTTATTGAACCTCTAAAttcaataaaacaaagcaaatgaCAGAACCTCCCTGCAGTGGTGATGTGACGAGTGCGTCACTTCACATGTTGAGTGTTCAGTGAAGCACAATGGCTGGTTGTATGTGTTCAGTAAGTGTTAGCCATTTCTACTGCCAATTAAAAATTAACAGGAAGGGCTCCTTCTATTTAATAGATATAGTAAAACTCAAAACTCTGGCCTGATCAGGCAATTTCCACTTTGCTCCTGGGGATATGAATACCACCCAAGCACTGCAGAGCATTTCGGAGAACTACAGGGTCCAACCATGCCTGGTCTTCCTTGCACTGTCCCCAGCCCCAACCCTTCTTCCTTGAAAGAACCACATGCTGACCAATGAGCGCCTTCTTCCGCTCTGTCTCGGCCTCCTTCTCCACCACCTTCTGTTTCTGGGCTGCAATGAGAAGCTTTGTCTTCTCGCTTTccctgaagggggaaaaaaagtcatgAAGCTACTTTGGAAAGCTTCAGAGGAACTTCACTGTTCCCTGGAGAAGCCCAGCTCCTCGGCAGAGAATTCTAGACTTTCTTGCTTTCCTGTAAGGCCATTCACTGGCCCAGCTCTTACTGCTCTGCTGCAGACTATATTATGGCTCTGCGATGAGAATGAAACATAACATAGTGCCTGTATGCTGTACACATGCTTGTGGCCTCAGCACTCAGggtgatgaggcaggaggatagcttgAGCACAAGAGATTGAGGATAGCCTGGAcacatagcaagactgtctcaaaacaaaaacataatgtaCTTTAGTAAAATAGACCCACAGGCCCACTTATGATCTTTCCCTATCTCCTTCTCTGGTATTAGTTTGAACAGAGATAAGGCTCCTGGCATTTTAGAAACACCACTGCTCTCCAAGGCTCATCTGTGGCTCTAGTGAGCACTGACATGCCTGTCCAAGCTTACGGTGCAACAATGCTCAAGAAAGGGAAGAATCGCAAAGCCTGGCACAGCTCTGGCAAGTTCTAGGATGGGATGAGGTGGGAGAGTATAGTGGTCAGTGTGGGCACAGGGATACTCACATCAACTCATAGTTTCTGCGGATTGCCTCAGGTATATTGGGCTTTGTCACCCGTACAGCCTGGAGAAAGGTACAGAGAGAAACTGATGGGAATGTGAGAGTGGTAAGGGACATGAGTTCCCCTGGGTCCTTGGAAAGAGTATGCAGTCTAGAGATGGGGATTTTCCACCTGAGGTGATACTTACTTGGATGACCAGCCCAGGGGCCATGGAAGTCAGGTCCTGTTGCAAAGCCAGTTTGAGGTTCTCATCAATCTGATCTGGAATCAAAAGAGGACATGGCAAAAAGCTAAATATTTTCTAGATGAGTAAGAGGAAGATAGGGATAATGTATAAGCCAAAATTCTAGCTCATCATACAGGCAATGTCTTCCAAAGTAGTGCACTTATTAACTCCAGAAACCTAAAGGTAAAGCAGATTTTTGGACCATATCTAACCAGCCCTCAACATATGtaaaaatttaagataaaatCCTTTCACTGCAGCCTCAAGATAAAATTCCTTTTAGTTTTCGAAATATCAACTATGTCTTTCATGAAAcccaagcttaaaaaaaaattatcccactaccaccagcattttatttttcttaaggagaaatacttttgttttttcaaggtagggtctcactctagccctggctgacctggaattcactacatagtttcaggctggcctcgaactcacagcgatcctcctacctctgcttccccaggattgcgattaaaggcttgtgccaccacacctggcaagaggtacttttgagacaagatcttgctctgcagcccagactagccttagAGGCCCCtggctcctgccccagcctcttgACTGCTGGGGTTGTAAGTGTTGAggaatcaccatgcctggttgtccTCAACTACCTCTGGGGCCAGTTCCTGTGAACTGCGGATTCTATTCTGAGGCAGCTCAAGTAGGCCAGAGGGGATGTAGGGCTACTGATGCCTGGCATGActggggaggggtggggtggagtgATAAAGACCGTATGCTCTTACCAAACAGCTCAATGTAGACCTCTTGAAGTGTATGCACACTGCAGAACTGGTTCAGCTCATGgtggattttgttgaagatgaggGCCTTGTCATAGTCCGCAGTATAGTTCTTCACTATATCGTACactgggagggaagaagagggctCAGCACAAGAACACCAAAATTCCATACTTCTCAAAACTTTCTCAGAGACAGCATTTCCCAATTCCTTAGGTGCCCAGGCAGATAGGCATGGGGaaaatcagtgtgtgtgtgtggtgtgtggagtGGGGACAAGCTGGAAGTCGTACCTGCATTTGGGACCAGGAAGTTTACCACTTCAATTCTGTCAAAGTAGATCATCACTCCACCACTATTGGAGGGAGAAGAGACAAAACAGTCAGCAAAAAACTCTGGAATATGGTGCAATCTCCTGAAGAGACTGGGGGAAAAATACAAGTATTTGTGGGACATAAGGCATCTGAGGTTCCCCACATGGGAGCTCTGCAGAGCTTATAGTAACAACCCAATCTACTGAGAAAACACTTTTGCAAGGAAGTAAGTATGActtctggaaagaaaagagcagttaATATCTTTGAATTACCAGTAGTTTTTGAACCAAAGCACATGATTGCAGGGAATAGACTAAGGCAGATGAATAAAGTCTCTGAGAGTACCAGGTCACTGGAATTCTGCTCACGTTGGCTTCACTGTCACTACAGTTCAGCACTGTCTTTCCCCTCAAAtattaatcattttaaaaaagggaTTCTCATCACAGCCATGGCACTCCAGCCCCTCCCAACCTTATCTGATCTTCTTCACTGGACACTATCATCTGGTCAAGCCAGAATAGAGGGAATTTGGTAAAAACGACCAAGACGTGACACCACTGGCTCTTCAGCCAGCCCTTCCTGTCACTTACTAGGGCGTACCAGCTTTATTTTGGGTACTTTACCTGGTCCCACAGGGCACGTTCTTCACCTCATCTGTCTGGAGTGTGGTCTGGAAAGAGAGGAAACATTGAATGCTGAAAGATGGGCAGTGACAGCAGAGAAACTGCCTAACTGGAATCCCAGATACCCTTGTTTCGTGCTGGACTGCTTGTTTGGGGTAAGCTTTGCCTGTACTAAGCATGCCTGTCCCACTCAGTCCCTGTTCTTCTGGGGCTTGGATTCTAGGCCAAGTCAAAGTGTTTACTCTAGAGTCACTGTAAGTGAAGCCTGTATGAACAGGCAGGTCACCGAGGCTCAGTGAAAAAGATGCGAGAGCAGGAGCCTCACGACTTATGCTTATTTCCACCTCTTCCACTTAGAGTTCTGAAGCAGCAGATTCCTTTTTCCATTGGTTTCAGACTGTCGTACCTGCTGCACATTCTCAGGCTACTGTGAGACTCAACTCAAAGCATCCAGATGCACACGCAAAGCCATCAACATGTCAACAGCAGAAGACACAGGGAGAAGTGGACATTTTGCTAGATCGTACCCAGCTCCTTGCTGGGTCAGTTTAACAGTTACTCT is a window from the Jaculus jaculus isolate mJacJac1 chromosome 12, mJacJac1.mat.Y.cur, whole genome shotgun sequence genome containing:
- the Erlin2 gene encoding erlin-2 yields the protein MAQLGAIVAVASSFFCASLFSAVHKIEEGHIGVYYRGGALLTSTSGPGFHLMLPFITSYKSVQTTLQTDEVKNVPCGTSGGVMIYFDRIEVVNFLVPNAVYDIVKNYTADYDKALIFNKIHHELNQFCSVHTLQEVYIELFDQIDENLKLALQQDLTSMAPGLVIQAVRVTKPNIPEAIRRNYELMESEKTKLLIAAQKQKVVEKEAETERKKALIEAEKVAQVAEITYGQKVMEKETEKKISEIEDAAFLAREKAKADAECYTALKIAEANKLKLTPEYLQLMKYKAIASNSKIYFGKDIPNMFMDSAGGLSKQFEGLADKLGFGLEDEPLEASTKEN